In Bacteroidota bacterium, the sequence TTATGATGAAGTAGCCGTTATCGGTGAGATCATCCCTAAAGGGAAGAATACTCTTATCGCTCATTTAAAACACCTGAAGGATCATGGTGAACATGCTTATCTTAAGGAAGCGGTTGCTTTTCTGAAAACACAGAACAACCTGCCTTTCGACCTGCAGGAGGTTCTGTCAACCGTGCATCATCACGGACATGCACAGGAGAATCAGCATAATCATCACAATCATCATCATGGCGGAGGCTGTCCTGGATCTATTCCTGTTGACCTGGGAGCCGTGAAAGTCAGACCTCAAACTATCACGAATGACGTGGAGGGGTCACCGGAAGGCTCAGAGCTTTCACAATGGCCGGTGCAGATGCACCTGATCAATCCTTCGGCTTCCTATTTCAAAGGACAGGATCTGCTGGTTGCTGCCGATTGTGTGGCATACGCTATGAGCGGCTTCCACAGAGACTATTTGAAGGGTAAGAAACTCGTGATTGCATGCCCAAAACTCGATACAGGTCTTGAAACCTATGTAGAAAAGTTCCGCAGACTGATCGATGAAGCCAGGATCAACACGATCACTGTGATGATGATGGAAGTCCCCTGCTGCCAGGGAATGATGCGACTGATAGACCACGCTTTGGCACAGGCAACGAGAAAAGTCCCGGTCAAAGCCCTGGTCGTAAGCATCCGGGGAGAAATATTAAAGGAAGAATGGGTATGAGCCCGATAACAATATAATTTATAATACCATGTCAATGTTCTGTTACCAATGCCAGGAAACCATGAAAGGAAGCGGATGCACCGTAAAGGGTGTCTGTGGTAAGACCGACGATGTAGCGAATATGCAGGATCTGCTGATTTTTGTTACCAAAGGCGTCTCCATCCTGGCCAATATTGCAAGAAAAAACGGCCTCGACACGATCAGGGCCGACAAGTATGTCTTCGAATCCCTTTTCATGACCATCACCAATGCCAACTTCGACAAGAAGAAAATCATGGAGAAAGTAAAAGAAGGTTATGAACAGCGGGAACACCTCAGAAAACAAATAACGGATGCCGGAAAACGGATACCGGAAGGATTGCACAGCAGTACTTCCTGGAAAGGATTGAGCGAAGAAGAGATGGAAAAGAAATCACAGCTGGTTGGTGTAATGACCACAGGTGATGAAGACATCCGCTCTCTCAAGGAATTGCTGACATACGGAATCAAGGGAATGGCTGCTTACGCAGAACATGCCTGGAACCTTGGCTATAAAGACCCCAGTGTATATGTTTTTATGGAAAAGGGACTGGAAGCGACCACACGCAATGATATCGGTGCAGCGGAGTTGTTTGATCTCGTTATGGAATGCGGCAAGACTGGTGTACACGTGATGGCCCTCCTCGACCAGGCCAATACGGAAACCTATGGCCATCCTGAAATGACTACAGTCAACATAGGGGTAAGGAACAACCCCGGCGTCCTGATCAGCGGCCATGACCTGAAGGATATGGAAGAACTGCTTCAGCAAACGGAAGGAAGCGGTGTGGACGTTTATACGCACAGCGAAATGCTTCCTGCCAATTATTACCCGAAGTTCAAGAAATACAAGCATTTCGTTGGTAACTATGGTAATGCCTGGTGGAAACAAAAGGATGAATTTGAGAAATTCAACGGTCCGGTGCTGTTAACAACCAACTGCCTGGTTCCACCGAAAGACAGTTACAAAGATCGCGTGTACACCACGGGTATGGCGGGCTTTGAAGGCTGTGTGCATATTCCCGATCGCGAAAATGGTTCTCCCAAAGATTTCAGCATCCTGATTGAACATGCCCAAAAATGCGCCTCTCCTGTGGAGATAGAAAACGGAAGCATTGTCGGTGGCTTTGCTCACAACCAACTGCTTCAGTTTGGCGATACCATTGTGAATGCTGTAAAAACCGGAGCTATTAAAAAGTTCTTCGTGATGGCCGGATGCGACGGCAGGATGAAAAGCAGGGAATACTATACGGAATTTGCCGGTGCTTTGCCTGCGGATACGATCATCCTCACCGCAGGCTGTGCCAAATACCGTTATAACAAGCTCCCTCTTGGTGATATCGGAGGTATTCCGAGGGTACTGGATGCCGGGCAATGCAACGACTCCTACTCACTTGCCCTTACTGCACTGAAGCTCAAGGAACTCTTCGGACTGAATGACATTAATGATCTGCCCATCGCATACAATATTGCCTGGTACGAACAGAAAGCCGTCATCGTCCTGCTTGCCCTGCTCTACCTCGGAGTGAAAAAAATCCACCTCGGGCCAACCCTCCCGGCTTTCCTGTCACCCAACGTGGTGAAGGTACTCGTGGATAAATTCGGGATCGCTGGTATCGGAGAAGTTGAAGAAGATGTGGCTATGTTTATGGAAGCATAAAGCTGTTTCTGGTGTAAAAACCAGGATATTAGTCATTAAGGCCCTCAAACCATCCACGTCTACAAGGATACTTTGAGGTATTACTGTTTATTCCCCTATTCGGGCTGTTTTCCGTGTTTATTTTGCTGACAGGAACCATACTCTGGTTCAAAAAGTTTTTCAGAAAGACTTGATAATAAACTGGTAAATACGTATTTTTAAACCATTCCAAACCAATCAGAATGCTGAAATTCATCAAATCACTAAAACCCCCGCCTCGATGGCGTATACCTGTGATCCTGGCGCTGGGGATTTTTGCAGGGCTGTTTCTGTTTGCGTTTTACCTGTCGAACGCCCCATCTTATCTCTCCGACAATCCCAAAACCTGTGTCAACTGCCACATCATGGCTCCTCAGTACACGACCTGGTTTCACAGTGCGCACAGGGAATATGCTACGTGCAACGACTGTCATGTCCCGCATAACAATAAGCTTAATTCATATTACTTTAAGGCAAAGGACGGATTGCGGCACGCAACCATATTCACCCTCAGGGCTGAACCTCAGGTGATTTTTATCA encodes:
- a CDS encoding 4Fe-4S binding protein, with protein sequence MKREIIHIDDEKCDGCGLCIPNCHEGALQIIDGKARLVSELMCDGLGACIGHCPQGALTIETREADAYDEVAVIGEIIPKGKNTLIAHLKHLKDHGEHAYLKEAVAFLKTQNNLPFDLQEVLSTVHHHGHAQENQHNHHNHHHGGGCPGSIPVDLGAVKVRPQTITNDVEGSPEGSELSQWPVQMHLINPSASYFKGQDLLVAADCVAYAMSGFHRDYLKGKKLVIACPKLDTGLETYVEKFRRLIDEARINTITVMMMEVPCCQGMMRLIDHALAQATRKVPVKALVVSIRGEILKEEWV
- the hcp gene encoding hydroxylamine reductase, which gives rise to MSMFCYQCQETMKGSGCTVKGVCGKTDDVANMQDLLIFVTKGVSILANIARKNGLDTIRADKYVFESLFMTITNANFDKKKIMEKVKEGYEQREHLRKQITDAGKRIPEGLHSSTSWKGLSEEEMEKKSQLVGVMTTGDEDIRSLKELLTYGIKGMAAYAEHAWNLGYKDPSVYVFMEKGLEATTRNDIGAAELFDLVMECGKTGVHVMALLDQANTETYGHPEMTTVNIGVRNNPGVLISGHDLKDMEELLQQTEGSGVDVYTHSEMLPANYYPKFKKYKHFVGNYGNAWWKQKDEFEKFNGPVLLTTNCLVPPKDSYKDRVYTTGMAGFEGCVHIPDRENGSPKDFSILIEHAQKCASPVEIENGSIVGGFAHNQLLQFGDTIVNAVKTGAIKKFFVMAGCDGRMKSREYYTEFAGALPADTIILTAGCAKYRYNKLPLGDIGGIPRVLDAGQCNDSYSLALTALKLKELFGLNDINDLPIAYNIAWYEQKAVIVLLALLYLGVKKIHLGPTLPAFLSPNVVKVLVDKFGIAGIGEVEEDVAMFMEA
- the nrfH gene encoding cytochrome c nitrite reductase small subunit, which translates into the protein MLKFIKSLKPPPRWRIPVILALGIFAGLFLFAFYLSNAPSYLSDNPKTCVNCHIMAPQYTTWFHSAHREYATCNDCHVPHNNKLNSYYFKAKDGLRHATIFTLRAEPQVIFIKEAGINVVQGNCIRCHNDLITHEKVNAFSAEFHDARMDRLCWDCHVETPHGSVNSLSSVPYARVPLPESPVPDWLKKSLKNQ